A genomic window from Gemmatimonadaceae bacterium includes:
- a CDS encoding AarF/ABC1/UbiB kinase family protein: MHTLRILLALGPLVLSVLRDQRRWFWFGAPMPRTPEFHRRHAQMVVARIAALGPTFVKLAQVFSARADLIPEPYLATLGTLTDQVPPVPWTAISRELTEAYGAPPDETFEHIDRAPLAAASLGQVHRARWRGQDVAVKVLRPGVESTVARDLRAARRITAWAARRWPVPHVLGFQALVEEFATRIAEEMDFRLEAEYATEVRANFRGNPRVLVPEVMHELTRRRVIVLEYIDGRRVDRLEGRSVDAQRLAALVMEVYVQMMLVDGLFHADPHAGNLLVTDDGRLVLLDFGMMVRVPKELRLSLIRTVFASIRRDPVAVAEGFTAMGLVTPGADPAEIRRLAGILVELSVRRTTTQQRLETMLADRVMASLYDFPVILPRDLVYFARTAALIEGIGTRYDPYFNAIQVGTPLVMRMRSRILRSLGQQAAPSVEEFAAIAGWAVGRAWRRVREALA, from the coding sequence GTGCACACACTCCGCATCCTTCTCGCCCTCGGACCGCTGGTCCTCTCTGTGCTCCGGGACCAGCGCCGCTGGTTCTGGTTCGGCGCGCCGATGCCGCGCACGCCGGAGTTCCATCGCCGGCACGCGCAGATGGTGGTCGCGCGCATCGCCGCACTCGGTCCCACGTTCGTAAAGCTCGCGCAGGTCTTCTCCGCCCGCGCCGACCTCATTCCCGAACCGTACCTCGCCACGCTCGGCACGCTCACCGACCAGGTACCGCCGGTGCCGTGGACGGCCATCTCGCGCGAACTCACCGAGGCCTACGGCGCGCCTCCCGACGAGACCTTCGAGCACATCGATCGTGCGCCGCTGGCCGCCGCCTCGCTGGGTCAGGTGCACCGCGCCCGCTGGCGCGGGCAGGACGTGGCGGTGAAGGTGCTGCGGCCCGGGGTGGAGTCCACCGTCGCCCGCGACCTGCGCGCCGCGCGGCGCATCACCGCGTGGGCCGCACGCCGCTGGCCGGTGCCGCACGTGCTCGGCTTCCAGGCGCTGGTCGAGGAGTTCGCCACACGCATCGCCGAGGAGATGGACTTCCGTCTTGAGGCCGAATACGCCACCGAAGTGCGCGCCAACTTCCGCGGCAACCCGCGGGTCCTGGTGCCGGAAGTGATGCACGAGCTCACGCGCCGCCGAGTCATTGTCCTTGAGTACATCGACGGCCGCCGCGTGGATCGCCTCGAGGGCAGGTCGGTGGACGCCCAGCGCCTCGCCGCGCTGGTGATGGAGGTCTACGTGCAGATGATGCTCGTCGACGGTCTCTTCCACGCCGATCCGCACGCCGGCAACCTGCTCGTCACCGACGACGGTCGCCTCGTGCTGCTCGACTTCGGGATGATGGTGCGCGTGCCCAAGGAGCTGCGGCTCTCGCTGATCCGCACCGTCTTCGCCTCCATCCGCCGCGATCCGGTCGCCGTCGCCGAAGGCTTCACCGCGATGGGCCTGGTCACGCCAGGCGCCGACCCTGCCGAGATCCGTCGCCTCGCCGGCATCCTCGTCGAGCTCAGCGTCCGCCGCACCACCACGCAGCAGCGCCTCGAGACGATGCTCGCCGACCGCGTGATGGCCTCGCTGTACGACTTCCCCGTCATCCTGCCGCGGGACCTCGTCTACTTCGCGCGCACCGCGGCGCTCATCGAGGGCATCGGCACGCGCTACGACCCGTACTTCAATGCCATCCAGGTCGGCACGCCGCTGGTGATGCGGATGCGCAGCCGCATCCTGCGCTCACTCGGGCAGCAGGCCGCGCCGAGCGTGGAAGAATTCGCGGCAATCGCGGGATGGGCTGTCGGACGCGCGTGGCGACGCGTGCGCGAGGCGCTCGCCTGA